The Stigmatella ashevillena genomic sequence AGGTCCCCCATGAAGAAGAAGAGCCGCTCGAAGAAGGCCAATCTGCTCATCACCGCGCTGGTGAAGGACTCCACCCAGGGCCCCATTGACATCTGCCGGATCTGTAGCATCTGCAGCGTGTTCTGCAACATCTGTCGGATCGGCGCCAAGTAGAGGCGTTGCGGCTCCAGGTGCCACCGCCAGGAAAGGACGGGGTGGTACCTGGGGCGCTGCTCCAGGACTCAGCCATCGAGGACATGATGAAAAAGGCAGCGACGAAGCGGGCCGTGCGCAAGAAGCAGAGCCCCCGCTCTCCCAGAAGGCGCAAGGTGTGCTCTCTGCAAGAGGCCCTGTCCTACAGCAACGAGAAGGTTCTCCGGCGGTTCCTGGACATCTACGACGTGCCCGAAAAGGAGGCGCGAGAACTCTTCCACGAGACGAAGAAGTGGTTGTGGCTTTGCGCGCGCAGCCTTGAGGCAAAGGGGCCTCGGCTGGCCGTGCAAACTTCGCTGCTGATGGTGGACGAGATGTGGCACACCTTCATGCAGTACACGCTGGATTACCAGCGCTACTGCCAGGACCGGTTCGGCACCTTCATCCACCACCTGCCCGCCAACTCGACCGACAAACTGAAAGAGCGCACGCGCTACGAAGCCAACCCCGAGCGCTTCGTGAAGCGGTACCAGGCCGCGCTGAAGCGGCAGTACGCCTTCGTCTATGACGAACTGGGGGAAGAGACCCTGCTCAAGTGGTACCAGGAATACCCCAAGCGCTACTCTCTCGAATTTCTCGAACGCCATCGCATTCCTGCTACGCAGGGAATGCACCCTCCGCAGCCCGATGCGCACCCAGCCCAGAACGCTTCACCCGTGGCAGCCTGAATCAGGGTGAGCCTGAGCATGGCGGTCACCCCTGGGGATGAAGCAGGATAGGGCCCTGCCCGAGCCGAGAACGCATCGGTTCAGCGCGGGCGCCACATCACCTCTTGGGGGAAGAGATGCGTCAGGCCTTCAGTTGTATGCTGGCTGTCTTTCTGTGCTGGGCACCCGCGAGACAGGCCCGCGCGGAGCCACCCGATGCGCGGCTGATGACGGCCCAGGCAGACTTCGACGAGGCGACAAGACTCAAAGACGCGTGGAAATTTTCCGAGGCCCTCACGCGGGCTGAGCAGGCACTCGCACTTCGAGAGGCCGTGCTCGGGGACGCTCATCCCGACGTTGCATCCTGCCTGTTCCTGCTGGGTGAGCTTTATCGTCAACAAGCGGACCTGGCCCGTGCCGAACCCCTTCTCCAGCGTGCGCTCGCCATCCGAGAGGCCGTCCTCGACAGCAGCCACCCCGACGTCGCCCAATCCCTCAACGGCCTCGCCCTCATCTATACCGACCGGGGCTTGTACAGTCAGGCCGAGCCCCTCTTGCAGCGTGCTCTCGCCATCCGGGAGGCCGTCCTCAGCAGCAACCACCCCGACATCGCCGGCACGCTCAACAACCTCGCCAGGCTCTACCATGAACAAGGGCTATACAGCCATGCAGAGCCTCTCTATCTGCGCTCGCTTGCCATCCGGGAGGCCCCTCCCAACCGCAATCCTGTACACATCGCCCTGACACTCCACAACCTCGCTGTCCTCTATCAAGCCCAGGGGATGTACGGCCGGGCTGAACTTTCATTACAGCGCGCACTCACCCTCATCGAGGCCAATCCCACTCCCTCCCCTCCCATGGTCGCCGCCGTCCTCAACGCCCTCGCCCTCATCTACAGGGACCAGGGGATGTACGGCCGGGCAGAGCCCCTCTTCCAGCGCGCGCTTACCTTGTGGGAAGCCTCCCTCGGCAAAAACCACTTCCACGTCGCCCTCGCACTCAACAACCTCGCTGTCCTCTATCAAGCACAGGGGATGTACGGCCGGGCAGAGCCCCTTTTACAACGCGCGCTCGCCTTGTGGGAAGCCACACTCGGCAGCAACCATCCCTACGTCGCCATCTCACTCAACAACCTTGCCAATCTTTACTTGGAGCAAGGATTGCACGGCCAGGCCGAGCCTCTCTTACTGCGTTCCATCACCCTCACGGAGGCCACCCGGGGCAAGACTCACCCTGACGCTGCCGCTTCACTCAACAACCTCGCCAACCTTTACATGATGCAAGGATTGTATGGCCAAGCCGCTTCCCTCTACCGGCGCGCGCTCTCCATCCGAGAGACAACCTATGGCAAGAGTCACCTTCTCGTCGCTGACTCGCTCTCCAACCTCGCCGCCCTCTACAAAGCCCAAGGATTGTACGACCGGGCCGAGCCCCTCTACCGGCGCGCACTCGCACTCTGGGAGGCAGCCCATGCCCCGAACCACCCCTCCGTCGCTGAATCGCTGACCGGCCTGGCTCAACTGCGTCTGGCCCAGCACCGCCTCTCCGACGCACTGCCGCTCTTCTCTCGCTCCTTCTCCGTTTCCGAGCGACGCCTGCGCCATGAGGCGCTCGACTTCTCCGAATCCCGCCTTTCCACATTCCTCGCCCATCTGCGCGCTGAGGAGCAGCGGCTCTATGCCTTGCTGCGCGCCCACCCTCAGGACACACGCGTACAACGCCTGGCCCTCAGCGCCGCTCTCCTGCTCAAGGGCCGCTCCGTTTCGGAGACTGCAAACATCTCCCGCACCATCTACCGCAGCTTGGGCCCCGAAGACCGCGCTGCCTTCGAGCAGCTCCGAGGCCTGCGTACCCAATTGGCTTCCCTCGCGTTCGCAAATCCTGGCGCTCTCCCCTCCAAAGCCTATCAACAGCGCCTCCAATCCCTCACCGAGGAAGGTGACCTGCTCGAAGCGGACCTGGCCAAACGCTCCGCCCCCCTTCGCACCCTCGCCTCCCTTCCTCCTCCCGGCGAGATTGTCGACCGCGTCGCCTCCTCCCTCCCCAAGGACGCCGCGCTGGTCGAATTCATCGCCTACACCGATAGTTCCCCCGTTGCTACACCCGGGATACCTCCCGCCAAGAGGGGCAGCCACGTGCGCTACCTGGCCCTGGTGCTCTTTCCCGACGCCTCCTTCCGCGCCGTGGACCTTGGCCCCGCTTCTCCCATCGACCAGGCCGCCTCTCGCCTTCGCGATGCTCTGGCCGAGCGTGAAGCCTCCTTCCCATCCACTGCCCAGGAACTCTACCGACGCGCCTTCCTGCCCCTGCTTCCCCTGCTGGGCTCCACCCGCCGCCTTTTCCTGTCTCCCGACGGCCAGTTGGGCCTCGTCCCCTTCTCCGCACTTCACGACGGCCAGGGCTTCCTCCTGGACTCCTTTGACTTCATCTACCTCACCTCGGGCCGTGAGCTGCTGCCTCGAGCCCTGGACAGCACTCCTGCCTCCTCTGTCTTCGTCCTCGCCGACCCCGACTTCACCGCCTCCGTGTCTCCCAGCGCACTGCCTTCTGCCCCTCTCGCGCCTCCCTCAAACTCTCTGGAGCGCTTCTTCTCTCTCCCACGCCCGGGCCTGACCCGAAGCGACTGGGTCCCCCTCCCGGGCACACGTCGGGAGGCTCAAAGCATTCAGCGACTGTTGCCCCAGGCTCAGCTGTTCCTGGGCCCTGAGGCCTCCAAGGAAAAACTTCTGAACCTGCCGACGCCGGGCATTCTCCACCTGGCCACCCATGGCTTCTTCCTGGGCAGTGCCCCCTCCTCCCCAGACTCCCGGGGCACCGTCTTCGTTGATTCCCTGGGCGGCGCCCCTTCGCCTCAACAGGAGCCTCTGCTCAACTCCGGCCTCGTCCTGGCCGGCGCTCATGCCCCGACCCCTGACTTCCCCTCTTCTCCTCTCGAAGACACCCTGGTCACGGCGCTGGAACTGGCAGGGCTCAACCTATGGGGCACCCAGCTCGTCGTCCTGTCTGCCTGCGACACCGGACGGGGCGAAGTCCACGTCGGTCAGGGCGTCTATGGCCTGCGCCGCGCTCTGGTGGCAGCGGGGGCGGAAACCCTGCTCGTGAGCCTGTGGAAGGTGAATGACAACTCCACGCACCTGCTCATGGACCTCTACTACCGCAACCTCTTGGAGGGCCAGGGCCGCGCCTCCGCACTGCGCAAGGCCATGCTCGCTGTGCGCGAGACCCATCCCCACCCGCATGCCTGGGCCCCCTTCATCGCCCTGGGCAGCGATGCGCCCCTGCGAGCCATCTCTCCCGTGCAGCACACGCCAGAGTAACCGGCTCGCTCGACGGAAGGCCGCATCGGAGAGGAGCTGCCAGACGGCGCGGCTTCCCTCGAACGGCCCTAGAACGCCTAACAAAAAGCCCTTCGGAGGGGAAGTTCCCCTCAGGAGAAGGCTACAGACCTTACATTTGTTAGGCGCTCAAGTCATGGCTATCAGGTGATGCTGAACATTTGAGTAGGATTCAGATCGCCGGAAGCCCATGTTATGCTTTGGCCATGAACCTTCCTGGCGCTGGTCTTGAGTGTAAGCATTGCAAGCAAACTCTTCGGAAAGGCGTGAGCAGCCCACTTGGCAAGTACAAGGCTTGCCCGAACTGCTCTGGAAATACACTAAAGGAACATGCCTTTCGGAAATTGGGTGAGTTCGGTGTGACCGTCCACCGTGTCACCGCGAATGCTCCGGATGGTATCCACAGCTGGTGTGAAGGATGCCGCGCTTTAAAAGAGGAGGATCAGGGGTACCCACCCAATGGTACGCCTTACACGCTTTGCAGTGAAGTGGCCACAAAAGAACCTTGATACTGTCGTCACCACGCCATCTCGAAAAAGTGCAAGAAGTAGCGGTGAATGTGCTGGGATGCGCCCCGCACATGAGCTCTACAAATCGAGGGGCTGGGCGAACCGGCTTCGACGAATACCCGACCCCGGCGTGGGCGGTGCGACGGCTGATGGAGGCGGTCCACTTCAAGGGAGGGCACTGGCTGGAGCCTTGCGCGGGCGAGGGAGCCATCATATCGACCATCGACCGGGCCGATGTGCAGTGGACAGCGGTAGAGATCCAGCAGCGGTTCGAGCCCCTCCTCAGGAAACTCCCGAGGATCGAGTCGATCAAGATCGGTGATTTCATGGACTACCGGCCGCCAGCGACGCTGCATTCGAAAAGGCCGTTCAACGCGGTCGTCACCAATCCTCCCTATCTGGACGCGATGGAATTCGTAGCGCACTGCCTGGAACTGTCCACCCATGTGGCTATGCTACTGCGTCTCAACTTCCTGGCTTCGAACAAGCGGAATACATTCATGCGGGAGCATTGTCCGGACGTTTATGTGCTGCCTGACCGCCCTTCCTTCACCGGAAAGGGGACCGACAGCATCGAATATGCGTGGTTTGTCTGGGACTCAGGAGCGAGAAGGACCGCTGGCAGGCTCCAGGTTCTCCCGCCCACCGCGCCAGCCGATCGAAGGCGCGTTAGGGAAGATGCTGAGCGGCCAAACCGAAAGGCATCTGGCAATGCTTGAGCGCCTAACAAAAGTAAGGACTGGACCGATCTCCCCAGGGGACAGACCCCTTCAAACCTGACTTTTGTTAGGTGCTCTTAGCCAATGCGCAGCTTGTAGGTGTTGCTGCACAGGTCGTTGTTGTCGGTGTTCCCGTCGTCACAGCTCTCCCCGTACGCCTCCTGCACGATGCCATCACCGCACCGCAGGCCCCAGATGCACCCAGGCGCGCACTGCCCGTAGCCACCCGGGTTCGTCCCGGTGTCGCACTCCTCGGGCGGCTGCACCTGGCCGTCTCCGCAGTTTCTCTTGCACTCGGTCCGCCGGGTGGTGAAGTTGCTCAGGGTGAGCTTGTAGTTGGACTGGGTGGTGCGGCGCTCGGCCTGGAAGACGATGGCCTCGTAGATGCCGCCCTTCCTCAGGTTGTACCTCGCGGCGGCCGAAGCCGGGCTGAGGTCCACCGTTCCACTCAGTTCCGAGTGAACCCCCCCGAGGTCCAACGCGAGCTGCTTGTTGATGAAGACCCACACGTCATCGTCGCCAGTGAACGAGAGCTTCTCGACGCCCTTGTACTCGAACCAGTATCGGCTCTCACTGGTGAAGCTGAAGTTGTGTCCCCCGTTTCGCACGGGCTCGTCCCCCGTCGCCACCCACCCCTTGTTATCCAACGGGAAGAAGTTGCTGTTGGAGTACACGTAGTTGCCCGTCGGCTGGCCCTAGCCGTTCTTCTTCTGGATCAGCATCAGCGTTTCGACGAGGGTCTTGCTCTTCGCCGAGTCTCTGTACCAATGATCAAAGTAGGTCTTGCCGTGGGTGGTGGTACTCGGCTGGCCCTCCTTCGCGTACTCGGGCTTCTGATCCACGCCCAGCGTGGCCTTGACAATCCCTGTCTCAGCACCGGCCGTGGAATTCTCGAAGTCGATGTGCCTCAGGGCATTGGGCTGGTCGTTGCCGATGAAGTCGCGGTAGACCGCCGGGATCTCCACCTTCGGAGGAGGCTCGGTCTCGAGCTGCTGGCACTGGAAGCCTGGCTCCAGCTTGCACTGCGACGAGCACCCGTCGTTGTCGCGCACGTTGCCGTCGTCGCACTCCTCCGTGCTGCCCGGCAGAATCACGTTGTCTCCGCAGATCGCCGTGCAGTAGCCGTTGGAGCACACGGGCTCGCGCCTGCACAGCGGCGAGCACCCATCGCCCATGTCGTTGTTGCCATCATCGCACTGCTCGGGGCCCTCCACCTTCGCATCACCGCACGTGGTGCGCGAGCACACCTGGCCCGGCGTCGGGCACTTGAACCCCTCTTCCAGACGGCACGTCACGCTGCACCCATCTCCCGCCGCAGGGTTGCCATCATCGCACTCCTCGTCGCCCGCGATGATGCTGTCGCCGCACTGGGCCGCCTGGCAGTTTCCCGTACTCGGACAATTCCACCCGTTCTCCACCATGCACGTGGCGCTGCACCCGTCCCCGGACTGGGCGTTGAAATCGTCACACGACTCCTTCGCCCCGCGCACGCCGTCGCCGCACACGTTGCGCACGCACAGCTGCCCCGGCGTCCGGCAAAGCCACCCGTTCTCATCGGTCTCGATCGAGCAGGTCGACGAGCATCCATCCCCATCGTTCGCATTGCTGTCGTCGCACGTCTCCCCAGCCTGGAGTGTGCCGTTGCCGCAATCCCTGGGAATCTCGGGGCCGCCTCCATCGGTGCCTCCATCCGTCGAGGCATCCGGCAGGTCGGGGCTGCCTCCGTCGGTGCCTCCATCCGTCGAGGCATCCGGCAGGTCAGGGCCGCCTCCGCCCCCGTCGGGTGTGCGCTCCACGGTGTCGCTGCCGCAGGCAGCGAGCACGAGCAGAATGGAAAGGGCTACAATCCGAGAGTGTCTGGACGAATATTGAGCATCGGACATACGGCATCGTCCCGGCCACACGACAGCGTGTCAATGAGAAGGGCGCGAAGCAGTCGTATGTGTTGTGCATTCAAGACCCAGCGGATGCCCCTCCTCCACGAAGCGCATTCCGCGACTGATTGGGGCCGGGCTGCTGCTCAGCACCTTCGCGTTGGACGTCTTCGCCTGTCCCGCCCTGGTGGCCCCAGCCTGGGCACTGGGTCAGTCCGTGGGGACGAGGGTCCAGTTCTGATCAGGCGCGTTGATATCGGCGTAGATGATCGTGTCGGTGTTGTTCGCGGTACCCGCCCGGAGCACCGACAGTGCACGGCCGCTGCGCTGGTTGATCAGTTTCTTGAAACCTGGCGAGGCGTCGCTGAGGGTCCAACTCTGGTCGGTCGCTCCCATGTCATCATAGATGATGGTAGGCGTAGAATCCGCCGTACCTCCCGCTTCCACAGAGAGCGCCTTGCCACTCTTGCGGTTGATCAATTTGTAGCGTCCACCGCCCGCGTCGAGGACTTGCCAGTACTGGTCGACGGCGGAAACCCAGTCCCAGATGATGGTGTGGGTGCCATTCGCAGTGCCAGCCGTGTGGACGGACAGAGAGCGGCCACTGTGGTTGTCCACGAGGCGATAGTACTTCGCGGGATCGATGGGCGCGTCGACCGAGACATTGTCGAAGGCGGCCTGGCCAACAGGCGTTGTCGTCTGTAGCCCGGCATAACTCACCGAGGGGCGCAGGGAGGTATCGGTGACGGAGGCCACCAGGATGTTGTTGTCGTATAACTCGATGGAAGTGCCCTTGAGCACCAAATTGAGGCGATACGCCGTGTTGGCCTGGATATCCGAAGCCACCCCCACGCCGACGAGCTTGGTGTTGACGCCGTTCACCAATTTCCCAATCGCGTACTTGTTTCCCCACGACGCGATGCCCGCGTAGTAATAATTGCCACGATTGGTATAGCGTCCCATGAGGACGTTGTCGCGGTCGTTGACACTGCTGCTCAGAGGGGTGATCTCGGCGGACACGGCGTAGTCAGCAGAAGGGATGCGCACGTTGCCTTGCAGCGTTTGAGGACGTGCGGCCGTCGCGTTGCCGAGAGAGCGTGCCTGGCCATTCACCACCGAGAAGGACGCGCCGTTGGGGATGTCCGCGCCTTGAAGCATCGCCCATTTCGCGGGATCGATGATCGGCAGGCTGCTGCTCCACGTGGCGAGGTTGACGGTCTCGTTCCATCCAGGACGGTTGTTTTTCGTATTGTAATAGATGTACTCCGTGCCGCCCACGTCCACGATGAACTGCCGGTAGATCATGCTGTCCTCGGGGCCTTCCACGACGCCGAGATCGAGGGTCATGGCCGAGCGGCTCAACCGCCAGACGATTCCGTCCGGTGACGTCAGCCGGCCGCCACGCGACGGATAGTCCGCCTGCCATCCGACGACGGTCATCTGGTAGGAACCGTCAGGCATCTTGCGCACGTTCGGGCCACCAATGCCGAGGCTTGCCCAGCCCCCATCGCTCATGGGACCCACCAGCGGGTTGGCGGACGACTTCGTCCAAGGCCCCCGCGGGTTCGTCGCGGTGGCATAACAGATGAACTCAGGCTCGCCACCTGCGGACGCGATCTTGCCCGCCGTGTACCACACCTTCCACAGGTTGGCCTGAGCGTCGTACATGAGCGATGAGTTGTAGATGTAATTGTCCTCCCATGCGGCGGTCGGCACCAACACGGCGCCGAACTTCGTCCAGGGGCCCGCGGGGTTCGTGGCCTCGGCGTAATGCACACGCCCGATCCCGTCGCTGCCCTGGCCGAAGTACGTCATGTGCCAGATGCCGCCCCGATAGACGACGCTCGGTTGGTTCAGGGCCTGCCTTTCCGTGTCCAGCGTCTGAGAGATCACCGCATTCGGGGTCTTGACCCACGTGCGCCCGTCTTGACTCGTCGCATAACCGATGTTCGTCAACGAGCCGTACCACATCTTGAAAAGAGGACCGCCCCCTTGGTTGTAAACAAGGGTGGGATCCTGCATGAGGCTGCTCTCCCACGGCAGGCTTTGCGCCATCACGACGCCCTGCCGGTTCCAGCCCGCGACGTTGCCGAAGCTGTCCTTCATGACGTTGACGTCATAGCGAGGCGGCGCGGCATGGGCCGCAGGTGTCGCCCCCCCCGCCCCCCAGGCGATGACCCACATGGAACTCACTGTGTACGGAGTTCTCAACCATGTTCCCAAGCGTGAACGCACGAATCCCTCACAGTCCAGCCTGACTGTTTTTCCCTTTATTTCTGGACTATGAAATCATGCTTGGTGTGATGTCAATTGACCCTCGAACGACCTGCCGACGCACGATGCGTTGACCCAGGGTTCACTCTTGGTTCATAATTTATTCACTCCCATTCCCAAGGAGCAGCGCCATGAACACGAAGCCCAAGCTGAAGAAGTTCGCGATCCGCGAAGTTGAGACCGTCAAGACCACGGCTTCTTTCTACGAGTGCCGTGTTTGCTTGCCCTTGTGTGAACTGTTCCCTGACCTGCCCCAGACGAACTAGTCCCTCTTTTGGCATGTAAGGGCTGCAGCAAGAGCTGCAGCCCTTTTCATCCCTCCATGAGCTGGCTCGATCACGCCTCGACGGTCGTCATCCATCCCTTCACCCGCCAGACGGGGGGCGACGAGGTGGTCATCGGCCTCACGGAGACAGGGACGTTTCTGTCGTTGCCACCCGATGCAGTGGAACTGCTGGACGAGTTGGCGCTGGGCAAGACCGTCTCCGAGGTCCGGACGTGGTACGAGACCCGCTACGGGGAGGAGCCGGACATCGAAGGGCTTCTCGAGCACCTGTCCGCCTACGGCTTCGTGGGCTTGCCTCCCTCGCCCGAGGGCCAAACCCAGCCGCCCGCCGCGCCCTCCCAGACTCCGAAGAAGCAAACCTATCACCTGACCTTCATCTCCGAGCGCGTGGCCCGCGTCTTCTTCGGCCGCGGAGCCTTGGCGCTCTACGGGGCCGTCGTCACCGCCGGCATGGCCGCGGTGCTGGCGCGGCCCAGCATCGTCCCTGCCTGGCGCACCCTCTTCGTCCCCAGCCACATCACGGCAACGTCCCTGCTGGTGACGTTTCTCAGCCTGCTCACCATCGCGCTTCACGAACTGGCGCATTTGACGGCGGCCCGGGCCGCAGGCGTGTCATGCCGACTGGGGTTCGGCAACCGGCTGTGGACCCTGGTGGCCGAGACGGACATGTCGGGCATGTGGTCCCTGCCCAAGCACCAGCGCTACCTGCCCATCCTCGCGGGCCCGCTCTTCGATGTGGTCAGCGCATCGGCGGTCCTGCTCGCCCTGTTCGCTGGCAGCGAGGGCTGGCTCGCGCTCACCCCATGGATGGTGCGCACGGGCGGCATCCTCCTCTTCATCCACCTGATGCGCCTGCTGTGGCAGTGCTACTTCTATGTCCGGACCGACTTCTACTACGCGCTGACCACCTTCTGGGACTGCAAGGATCTGCTGCGGGACACGGAGGACTTCCTGCGCAACCGGGTCGCCCGGCTGCGTGGCCGGAGCCCCCCGGTGGATCAGTCTCACATTCCCGCGCGCGAGCGGCGTGTCATCGCCGTCTACTCGGTCATCTGGCTTCTGGGCCGGGTCTTGGCCTTTGGAACGCTGTTCTTCGTTCAGCTCCCCCTTCTCATTCATTACGTTCCCATCATCTTGCGCGCCATCGCCACCGGCCTCCAGGGTGGGTTGTATTCCTTCGTGGACTCCCTGCTCGTCATCACGATCTGGCTGGTGACGATGACCTTGGGCATCACGTTCTGGATACGGGAGCTGCGCGCGCCTTCCCGCCGCCCGGTGAGGTAAGCCATGCACGAAGACCCACGGCAGCCCCTGTCCTATTCTGCCCTTCGCGGCCACACCGTCCTGCTGGAAGCCCCTCCGGGCAACTCCCGGAGCGCCCTGCTCGAGAACTTCGTCGCGCAGGCGGGCGCCTCCTCCAACGCCCAGGTGTTCTCATCGAACATGGACGAAGCGGGGCCCTGGACGGGCCTCCAGGGGCTGCTGCGCGGCATGCTCCCGCGGCTGCGGGCCGAGGCCCCTGATCTGGTGGAGCGGCACGCCTACGAGTTGGAGCAGATCCTCCCTGAGCTGCTCGGCCAGCTCTTGCAGAGCCAGGTCAGCCTGACCGACTCCGTGCCCCTCACCGAGCGTGTCCGCAGCTACCCCATCGATCGCGCCTACCGCCTGCTGCACGGCTGTGTGGACCTGATGGCCGCGTGGCAGCAGCGCATCGACCGCGCTCCGTGGGTGCTCGCGTTCGACCACGCGGACCGCGCGGGCGCCTTGGTGGTGCGCTTCTTCGCGGAGCTCACGCGGCGGCATGTCGGCCGCATGGAAGTGAGCCTGCTCTTGGCGGTGGCCCCTGGCCAGGCTCAGTCCCTGCGAGCACGGCTGGGAGAGAGCATTCCCGTGAAGCACCTGGACGTGGCGCTGCCGCATGAGGCGCCGCCCGCCCTGGATCCAGATCAGCAAGGGCATGAGGCGCTGGAGCTGGAGAAGCGCATCACGGACCGCAAGGGCGCGGAGATCCACATGCCGCGCCTCATCTCTCTCTGGCGCAACAGCAGAACGCCGGAGCGGGCGCTGCGGTGGCATTGCATGGCGCTGTCCCTCTACAACCACCACGGCTATTACGAGGATGCTCTCACTTACGCGCTGCCGCTCCTCGAAGACCTGGAGCGCGCCATTACCTGCGGGGGTAACTTCAGCCGGTGGGACATCGTCTCGGGCCTCTTCAACGCCCTGGTCGCCACGGGGCAGCCCGAGCGCGCCCATCAGCTCGTGTTCGACGAGGCCTATTCGAAGATCACCGATCCCAATCAACGGGTGAGCATCTGCTACTCGCTGTCCATGCTGCATGCGCGCTTCCTCAAGAACCCGGACTTCACGCTGGCGGAGCAGTTCCTGGAGCGTGCCCAGGATGCCGTGCAGCACAGCACCTTGCCCGACGATGAGAAGCACTTCCTCACCGTGTTCAACTTCAACGGCCTGGCCCTCATCCGCCACCGCCAAGGGCGGGCCGCCGAGGCGGTCAAACTGTGCCGGGAGGGCTTCGAGCACCTGCAGCGCAACCTGCACCTGGAGCGGCACCGGCTGCACCGCTCGGTGCTGCTCTACAATATCGCGCAGGTCAACATGTCCACCCGGGCTTACGAGGAAGCCCTGCGCAACTACTCGACCGCCATCGAGATGGATCCCCACTACTCGGAGTATTTCAACGAGCGGGGAAGCGTCTTCCTGCGCATGGACCGGCTGGAAGAGGCGGTGGCCGACTATCAGCGCGCCATCGCGCTGAGCCCTCCTTACCGGGAGGTGTGGACCAACTTGGGGCAGGCCTTGCGCCGGATGGGACGGTGGGAAGACGCGATCGCCGCGTACTCCAAGGCCATTGACCTGGACCCGGCCCAGGTGCTCCCCAGGGTGGGGCGCGCGCAGGCCCACGAAGCGCTCGGCCATGACCGGGAGGCCATCGAGGACTACAGCACCGCGCTGGCGCTGGACAGCCAGCAACCGCTGGTCTGGGCCAACCGGGCCGCGCTGCACTACGAGGCGGAGCGCCTGGCCGAGGCGGTGGCTGACTTGAGCAAGGCCATTGCCCTGGCCCCCGGCACCGCCGACCTGTATCAGAACCGCGCGTTTGCCTTGGAGGGGCTGGGGAGATTGAAGGAAGCGCGCGAGGACTTGCGCAAGTACCTGGAAGTGGCCCCCGCGGCCGAGGACCGCGGCGGCGTGGAGTCGCACCTCGTAGCCCTGGAAGAGCAGCTACGGGTGGCGTGAGCCACTCTCTGCCGTATGAGACAGCCCGGTGGAGGTGACAGGTCGAGCTCAGAGGCTCATGGGTTGCCGACGCGGGCCAGTTCGGCCTCGGCGCGCGCGAGATCGCCGACCGCCTCAAGCCGTTGGAAGAGCTCCCTGGCGCGCAAGAGGTGGGCCTTGCGCTCTGGGGCTTCTGGGGCCAGGTGCCGCCCCTGCTCGAGCCGGGCCCGGCCTTCCTCATAGGGCATCGCCAACTCCACGGCGCGCTCGGCGCAGCGCTGCCAGGTACGCCGCGCCACCTCGGTCCGCCCCAAGAGCCAGGCCTCCTGCCCGTCGCAGAGCAGGGAGAACGGCTCT encodes the following:
- a CDS encoding CHAT domain-containing tetratricopeptide repeat protein, with translation MRQAFSCMLAVFLCWAPARQARAEPPDARLMTAQADFDEATRLKDAWKFSEALTRAEQALALREAVLGDAHPDVASCLFLLGELYRQQADLARAEPLLQRALAIREAVLDSSHPDVAQSLNGLALIYTDRGLYSQAEPLLQRALAIREAVLSSNHPDIAGTLNNLARLYHEQGLYSHAEPLYLRSLAIREAPPNRNPVHIALTLHNLAVLYQAQGMYGRAELSLQRALTLIEANPTPSPPMVAAVLNALALIYRDQGMYGRAEPLFQRALTLWEASLGKNHFHVALALNNLAVLYQAQGMYGRAEPLLQRALALWEATLGSNHPYVAISLNNLANLYLEQGLHGQAEPLLLRSITLTEATRGKTHPDAAASLNNLANLYMMQGLYGQAASLYRRALSIRETTYGKSHLLVADSLSNLAALYKAQGLYDRAEPLYRRALALWEAAHAPNHPSVAESLTGLAQLRLAQHRLSDALPLFSRSFSVSERRLRHEALDFSESRLSTFLAHLRAEEQRLYALLRAHPQDTRVQRLALSAALLLKGRSVSETANISRTIYRSLGPEDRAAFEQLRGLRTQLASLAFANPGALPSKAYQQRLQSLTEEGDLLEADLAKRSAPLRTLASLPPPGEIVDRVASSLPKDAALVEFIAYTDSSPVATPGIPPAKRGSHVRYLALVLFPDASFRAVDLGPASPIDQAASRLRDALAEREASFPSTAQELYRRAFLPLLPLLGSTRRLFLSPDGQLGLVPFSALHDGQGFLLDSFDFIYLTSGRELLPRALDSTPASSVFVLADPDFTASVSPSALPSAPLAPPSNSLERFFSLPRPGLTRSDWVPLPGTRREAQSIQRLLPQAQLFLGPEASKEKLLNLPTPGILHLATHGFFLGSAPSSPDSRGTVFVDSLGGAPSPQQEPLLNSGLVLAGAHAPTPDFPSSPLEDTLVTALELAGLNLWGTQLVVLSACDTGRGEVHVGQGVYGLRRALVAAGAETLLVSLWKVNDNSTHLLMDLYYRNLLEGQGRASALRKAMLAVRETHPHPHAWAPFIALGSDAPLRAISPVQHTPE
- a CDS encoding site-2 protease family protein translates to MSWLDHASTVVIHPFTRQTGGDEVVIGLTETGTFLSLPPDAVELLDELALGKTVSEVRTWYETRYGEEPDIEGLLEHLSAYGFVGLPPSPEGQTQPPAAPSQTPKKQTYHLTFISERVARVFFGRGALALYGAVVTAGMAAVLARPSIVPAWRTLFVPSHITATSLLVTFLSLLTIALHELAHLTAARAAGVSCRLGFGNRLWTLVAETDMSGMWSLPKHQRYLPILAGPLFDVVSASAVLLALFAGSEGWLALTPWMVRTGGILLFIHLMRLLWQCYFYVRTDFYYALTTFWDCKDLLRDTEDFLRNRVARLRGRSPPVDQSHIPARERRVIAVYSVIWLLGRVLAFGTLFFVQLPLLIHYVPIILRAIATGLQGGLYSFVDSLLVITIWLVTMTLGITFWIRELRAPSRRPVR
- a CDS encoding RICIN domain-containing protein, yielding MWVIAWGAGGATPAAHAAPPRYDVNVMKDSFGNVAGWNRQGVVMAQSLPWESSLMQDPTLVYNQGGGPLFKMWYGSLTNIGYATSQDGRTWVKTPNAVISQTLDTERQALNQPSVVYRGGIWHMTYFGQGSDGIGRVHYAEATNPAGPWTKFGAVLVPTAAWEDNYIYNSSLMYDAQANLWKVWYTAGKIASAGGEPEFICYATATNPRGPWTKSSANPLVGPMSDGGWASLGIGGPNVRKMPDGSYQMTVVGWQADYPSRGGRLTSPDGIVWRLSRSAMTLDLGVVEGPEDSMIYRQFIVDVGGTEYIYYNTKNNRPGWNETVNLATWSSSLPIIDPAKWAMLQGADIPNGASFSVVNGQARSLGNATAARPQTLQGNVRIPSADYAVSAEITPLSSSVNDRDNVLMGRYTNRGNYYYAGIASWGNKYAIGKLVNGVNTKLVGVGVASDIQANTAYRLNLVLKGTSIELYDNNILVASVTDTSLRPSVSYAGLQTTTPVGQAAFDNVSVDAPIDPAKYYRLVDNHSGRSLSVHTAGTANGTHTIIWDWVSAVDQYWQVLDAGGGRYKLINRKSGKALSVEAGGTADSTPTIIYDDMGATDQSWTLSDASPGFKKLINQRSGRALSVLRAGTANNTDTIIYADINAPDQNWTLVPTD